One Brassica oleracea var. oleracea cultivar TO1000 chromosome C7, BOL, whole genome shotgun sequence genomic window carries:
- the LOC106303829 gene encoding NAC domain-containing protein 59, translating to MDYEVSRTGEIVEDSEQIDLLPGFRFHPTDEELISHYLRPKVLNTLFSTLAIGEVDLNKVEPWDLPWKAKIGEKEWYFFCVRDRKYPTGLRTNRATKAGYWKATGKDKEIFKEKSLVGMKKTLVFYEGRAPRGVKTNWVMHEYRLEGMYANDNLPVTAKNEWVISRVFQKGADGKKMHLYGLTMLGSGINQVEPAGLPPLMDSSPYPKSESLSRVTCFSDQTTVEDKSHISELKDECNVTMLGSSSTQLIPNIGSLLHSDPLFMQDNSSILNMLLDSEETQFKNIIQGLGTGENELTTSSWHGHGLAGSTGSVEVDCYWNF from the exons ATGGATTACGAGGTATCAAGAACTGGTGAGATCGTAGAAGATTCAGAGCAGATTGATTTGCTACCTGGCTTCAGATTTCACCCAACCGATGAAGAACTCATAAGCCACTACCTTAGACCGAAGGTTCTAAACACCCTCTTCTCCACTTTAGCCATTGGTGAAGTTGATCTCAACAAGGTTGAGCCTTGGGACTTGCCAT GGAAGGCTAAGATTGGTGAAAAGGAGTGGTACTTCTTCTGTGTAAGAGATCGGAAATACCCGACCGGTTTAAGGACGAACCGGGCTACTAAGGCCGGGTATTGGAAAGCTACAGGGAAAGACAAAGAGATCTTCAAAGAAAAATCTCTTGTTGGTATGAAGAAAACATTGGTTTTCTACGAAGGAAGAGCTCCTAGAGGAGTAAAAACCAATTGGGTCATGCATGAGTATCGCTTAGAAGGCATGTATGCAAACGACAATCTCCCTGTAACCGCTAAG AACGAGTGGGTTATTAGTAGAGTTTTTCAGAAAGGAGCAGACGGTAAGAAAATGCATCTCTACGGCTTAACGATGCTCGGTTCAGGGATTAACCAAGTCGAACCGGCTGGTTTACCTCCCCTGATGGACTCTTCTCCGTACCCTAAGAGCGAATCGTTGTCTCGCGTAACCTGCTTCTCCGACCAAACAACCGTTGAGGACAAGAGTCACATCTCCGAGTTAAAAGACGAGTGTAACGTTACCATGCTCGGTTCTTCATCGACTCAGCTGATACCGAACATTGGTTCTCTGCTACACTCTGATCCTCTGTTTATGCAAGATAATTCTTCAATATTGAATATGTTGCTTGACAGTGAAGAAACCCAGTTTAAGAATATCATCCAGGGTTTGGGCACAGGTGAAAACGAATTAACCACGAGTTCTTGGCACGGCCACGGTCTTGCTGGTTCGACCGGTTCGGTTGAGGTCGATTGCTATTGGAATTTCTGA
- the LOC106306825 gene encoding transmembrane emp24 domain-containing protein p24delta11 has product MVLLSSRCKIHMTTSRWIIITMTLMLMRIGESMRLDLESGMTKCISDDIKLNYMTVGTYTVVNPNEAHHLPASHKIHVTVTSPKGRTQHHAENVESGKFVFTAMEDGDYTTCFVAPEFRPPAKFAVDFEWKSGVEAKDWANIAKRDHINMLEVEVRKLLDTTESIHDEMFELREREREMQELNRSTNSRMAALSLISLVFTLSVAGLQLWHLKSFLERKKLL; this is encoded by the exons ATGGTTTTGCTCTCATCAAGATGTAAGATTCATATGACAACGTCAAGATGGATCATAATAACGATGACACTGATGCTGATGAGAATAGGAGAATCGATGAGATTGGATCTGGAATCAGGCATGACCAAATGCATCTCCGACGACATCAAATTAAATTACATGACTGTAGGAACTTACACCGTCGTCAATCCCAACGAAGCTCACCATCTTCCTGCTTCCCACAAAATCCATGTCACT GTGACGTCACCTAAAGGGCGCACACAGCATCATGCAGAGAATGTGGAGTCTGGGAAATTCGTGTTCACGGCGATGGAAGATGGAGATTACACAACATGTTTTGTGGCTCCCGAATTTAGACCTCCGGCGAAGTTCGCCGTTGATTTCGAGTGGAAAAGTGGCGTCGAGGCTAAAGATTGGGCCAACATCGCCAAGAGAGACCATATCAAC ATGCTGGAGGTGGAGGTAAGGAAACTACTGGATACGACGGAATCTATACACGACGAAATGTTTGAACTCCGGGAGAG GGAAAGGGAAATGCAGGAGCTAAACCGATCGACAAACTCAAGAATGGCAGCTCTAAGTTTAATTTCGTTGGTGTTTACATTGTCGGTAGCCGGTTTACAACTATGGCATCTCAAGTCATTCTTGGAGAGGAAAAAACTTCTCTAA